One window of the Ammospiza nelsoni isolate bAmmNel1 chromosome 2, bAmmNel1.pri, whole genome shotgun sequence genome contains the following:
- the RAB39A gene encoding ras-related protein Rab-39A, with protein sequence MPGVGAIGARCRHRPRRSPRKSPKAEPGQAGAAMDAAIWIYQFRLIVLGDSTVGKSCLLHRFTEGRFPGPLHSDPTVGVDFFSRLVEIEPGKRIKLQLWDTAGQERFRSITRSYYRNSVGGLLVFDITNRRSFEHVKDWLEEAKMHVQPFQIVFLLVGHKCDLVSQREVTREEAEKLSSDCGMKYIETSAKDATNVEESFTILTRDIYELVKNGEISIQDGWEGVKSGFVPNVVHSSEEAVKPRRQCIC encoded by the exons aTGCCGGGCGTGGGGGCGATCGGGGCGCGGTGCAGGCACCGGCCGcgcaggagccccaggaaaagCCCCAAGGCAGAGCCGGGCCAGGCCGGGGCCGCCATGGACGCGGCGATCTGGATCTACCAGTTCCGGCTGATCGTGCTGGGCGACTCCACCGTGGGCAAGTCCTGCCTCTTGCACCGCTTCACCGAGGGCCGCTTCCCGGGGCCGCTGCACTCCGACCCCACCGTGGGGGTGGACTTCTTCTCCCGGCTGGTAGAGATCGAGCCCGGCAAGAGGATCAAGCTACAGCTCTGGGACACGGCGGGGCAGGAGCGGTTCAG ATCAATAACACGCTCTTATTATCGCAATTCTGTGGGTGGCCTGCTAGTATTTGACATCACAAATCGACGATCGTTTGAGCATGTGAAGGACTGGCTGGAAGAAGCAAAAATGCATGTGCAGCCCTTTCAGATTGTGTTCCTGTTAGTAGGACACAAATGTGACTTAGTGTCACAGCGCGAGGTTACGAGAGAAGAAGCTGAAAAACTGTCATCTGACTGTGGTATGAAGTATATAGAAACTTCAGCAAAAGATGCCACAAACGTTGAAGAGTCCTTTACAATTCTTACCCGAGATATCTATGAACTTGtaaaaaatggagaaatctCAATACAAGATGGATGGGAAGGTGTCAAGAGCGGCTTTGTTCCAAATGTTGTACATTCATCAGAAGAAGCTGTAAAGCCCAGGAGACAGTGCATCTGCTGA